AGGTCCGTCTGGAGACCGGACGCACCCATCAGATCCGGGTGCACTTCTCCGCGCTGCGGCACCCGTGCGTCGGCGACCTGACCTACGGCGCCGATCCCAGCCTGGCGAGGGACTTGAGCCTCAGCAGGCAGTGGCTGCACGCGCGGCGGCTCGGGTTCGAGCACCCGGCCGACGGGCGGTACGTCGAGTTCGAGAGCGAGTACCCGGCGGATCTGGCCGAGGCCCTGGAGCGGCTGCGGGATCAGAGTTGATCTCGGTGGTGCCGGGATCGCGCGTTTCACGAACAGGCGTCATCGGCGCGTAATAGCATCGCGACGCATGGTCCGGGACCACTGGGAGGCCTCGTGCAGGGCAGAGACGAGTTCGGCAGGGCGGAGCAGGTGCGGGTCGAACCCGTGACCCCGCCGATGGGCACCCGACTGCCCGCGGGCGTCCCCGGTGCACAGCACGACGGCAGGGGCTTCGACGGCGCGGGTTCGGCGTCCGGGCGGGCCGAGCCGGTCACGCCGCCGATGGGGACCCCGCTGCCGCTCGGCGGCGTGAGCAGCGGAGTGACGATCGGGGGCCCCGTTCTCGACGACGTCGGGACGCCGGGCCTGATCGAGGACGTGGGACACGCCGCGCCCGCGGTCATCGGCGGGTCGGACCCGTTCGACGACGGGCGGGCGGATCGGGAGTGGCCCACGCTGGCGCGGAATCGGGGCGAGCGCCCCGAGGAGCGGCTGCCGGACGACGCGGACGGCACCGGTGGCTCCTGGGTCGGCCGGATGTTCGGCAGGCGCGAGGGCTGATCTCCGCTCCACGGCGGCCCGCGGGCGGTACGGCGGCGGGTGGTCGAGTCCGGGTATGGCCGGTCGGCGCGGCGGGCCGACCGCCGGGGGCCGAGGGCGGCGACGGGTCGTCCGCCGAGGGGTGGGCATCGCCGCGCGGCCTTGGCCGTGACGAGCGGGGAGCCTGGCGGCGTCGGTCGTCGGGTCGGGTTCGTTCCGCTCCGCGGCGGCGCCGATCCGAGCCGGCCCGTTCCGCAATCCCTGAGTGGTCGTGCGTCGCCGGATCGTCCGGCTGTCTGCTCCGCTGATCTGCCGGGCGGCCGGTGTCGAGCGATGTCGTCGTGCCCGGCCTCGGCGGCGGATCGTGTCCGGTCGTCGAGGTCGGCGGGTGCGCGGTGTTCCCGGGACGGTCCGCCTCTCGGAGGTCTCTCGCGCCGCGGCGACCGCGGCCTGCGAGGTCGGCGCCGTGATCGGCTCGGTGACCGTCGATCACCGCCATGGCGGCGCCGCGGCCCTCGGCGTCGCCGGTTTCTCGTGTCGCGACGGCGACGGACCTGGCTTCTCGGCACGGGGCGGGCTGCGTCCGAGCCGAGGGTGGTCGTGCCTGACCGGGTTCGGGCGCCTCGCCGCCGTACCGGCAGACTTCCTGGGGGCGGGGCCGGTACCGGAGGTTGGCGCCGCTCGCCGGTGTCGGTGAGCGTCCGTCCCCACCCGGATCGCCCGCCGGCCGGATGCCCCGTCCCCGTCGACGATCGCCAGGCGGGTTCCGCGCCGCGCCGTCCCGGCGCGATGTCCGCCTCAGCCGCAGTCGGTCCTCGTCTCCGTGACGGGCCGGTCCCGCCGGGTCCATGCGGGCGCTCCATGCCGGAGCGCACGGGCAGGCCCGCCCTGCCTGATCCGGCGAGTTCCCCCGGCCGCCGAGGAAGATCCTCGGCCGTGCGACGCGGGGTCGGGATACCGCCCGTCGCTCTCGTCTCCGATGTCCCCTGCCTGTCTGCTCGGCTTCCCTCGGCGACGTCCTCGTCCCTCGCGCGGCCCGTATCGTCGCTCTTCCGGACCCGTCCGATCGCGCTGACCAGCGGATTCGTCGACGTTCTGATGGACCTGCTAGTTTTTTGGTCATGCCATCAGGAATTGAGGGGGACGACCAGAAATCCCGCTCGTTCATCGAGCGCGCCCGGCGGGAGCAGATCCTGCACGCGGCGATCGACACCATCGCCGAGGTCGGGCTGGCCAGGGCCTCGCTGGCTCGTATCGCCGCGCACGCCGGGATCAGCGCCGGCCTGATCTCGTATCACTTCGCAGGCAGGGACGACCTGATCGCGCACGTGGTGCGCAGCGTGAACGAGGGGATGGACCAGGCGCTCACCGAGCGGATGGAGGCCGCCGAGGACTATCAAGGCGTGCTCCGGGCCTTGATCACCGGATTCGTCCGCTACTGCGCGGACCACCGCACCGAGATGTACGCGCTGCGGGAGATCGACGTCGCGACGCGCAGCGAGGTGAACGAAGGACGCGCCACCGCCGGACGGGAGCAGCTCACCGGGGGCATCACCGAACTGCTGCGCGAAGGCATCCGGGAGGGCGAGTTCCGCGACTTCTCGGTGCGTGTGCTGGCGCTGATGCTGACCGCCGCGCTGGAGGCCGTCCCGCAGGAGTTGTACTCCCACCCCGAGACCGATGCGGACGCCTACGCCGACGAGCTCGCCACGGCGTTCGTGCTCGCCGTCCGCTCCACACAGCCCGAGGAGAATTCATGACCGACCTGTCCGTGTCGAACGGAGCCGCCGCGGCTCTCGTACCGCCGCCCGACCGGGAGGAGATCTGGTTGCAGCCGCCGCGCCACCGGATCGAGCGCCGGTCCGTCGGCTGGTGGCTGGTTCGAGGAGCGCTGACCGTGGCGGTGGTCGTCGGGGCGCTCGTCGCCGCCTACGTGCTCGCCGAGCCCGCCCGGCCGTGGGTCGGCCCGGTGCTGATCGGTGCCTCGGTGCTCGGTGTCGCCCATCTGGCCGTCGTCCCGCTGTGGCGCTACGCGGTCCATCGCTGGGAGGCGACCGAGGAGGCCGTCTACGTCCGGAGCGGCTGGTTCGTCCGGGAGTGGCGGGTGGCCCCGATCTCGCGCATTCAGACCGTCGACACGGTGCGGGGGCCGCTGCAACAGCTCTTCGGGCTGGCCACCGTCGCGGTGACCACCGCGTCCGCCCACGGCGCGATCTACCTCGTCGGGCTCGACCATCGGGTCGCGGCCGACCTGACCACCGAACTGACCAGGATCACCCAGGCCACCCCCGGAGACGCGACATGACCACGCCGACACAGGCCGACGAACTCGCCGATCCGGCCGAGGAGTCTCGCCCGGCGGCGATCACCGCAGGCGACGAGGACGTTCCCTGGCGCAGGCTCGACATCCGCATGGTGTGGATCGACCTGGTGATGATGGTGCTGTCCCTCATCCCGTTCGTGCTGGCGACCGTGGTGTTCGACGTCGTGATCGACCAGTCGGCGATCTGGCCCACGGCGATCCTCGGCGTCGTCGGCGTCGGCTCCGCCCTCGCCGACCTGCTGCGCTGGGTGAAGACCCGCTACCGGATCACCGACGAACGGGTCGAGTACCGCTCCGGCCTTCTGGTGCGCACCTACCGTTCGGTGCGGCGGGATCGGATTCGCAGCATCGACACCACAGCGAAGCTGCGTCATCGCGTCTTCGGCCTGCGCGTCGTCAACGTCCGAGCGGGCGCCCAGTCCACGGGAGCCGAGGCTGAACTCGAACTCGACGCGGTCTCGCGGGCCGAGGCCGAGGCACTGCGCCGGGAGCTCACCGGTGTCGGTGCCCGCTCGGGTGCGGAGGCGTCGGTCGACGACC
This genomic stretch from Actinoalloteichus hoggarensis harbors:
- a CDS encoding PH domain-containing protein; translation: MTDLSVSNGAAAALVPPPDREEIWLQPPRHRIERRSVGWWLVRGALTVAVVVGALVAAYVLAEPARPWVGPVLIGASVLGVAHLAVVPLWRYAVHRWEATEEAVYVRSGWFVREWRVAPISRIQTVDTVRGPLQQLFGLATVAVTTASAHGAIYLVGLDHRVAADLTTELTRITQATPGDAT
- a CDS encoding TetR/AcrR family transcriptional regulator, with the translated sequence MPSGIEGDDQKSRSFIERARREQILHAAIDTIAEVGLARASLARIAAHAGISAGLISYHFAGRDDLIAHVVRSVNEGMDQALTERMEAAEDYQGVLRALITGFVRYCADHRTEMYALREIDVATRSEVNEGRATAGREQLTGGITELLREGIREGEFRDFSVRVLALMLTAALEAVPQELYSHPETDADAYADELATAFVLAVRSTQPEENS